From the Polaribacter tangerinus genome, the window GGCCATGTAATTATAAATGGCAAAAAAGCACCTATTATTGGCAACGTTTGTATGGATATGATTATGGTAAATGTAACTAAAATTGACTGTAAAGAGGGAGACGATGTTATCATTTTTAACACTCAAGAAATGTTGCAAAATATTGCCGATCTTTCAGAAACTATTGTTTATGAAACACTAACTGCTATTTCTCCAAGAATTAAAAAAATGTTAAAACAATAATTTTTTTATTACATTAGCTACTTTATAACTAATTAAATATATTAAAAATGGGAATGCTTAAAGAGTTTAAAGACTTTGCAATGAAGGGAAACCTTGTAGATATTGCAGTAGGTTTTGTAATGGGTGCAGCTTTTAAACAAGTTGTTACGTCTTTTACTGGAGGAATTGTTTCTCCATTAATCGGTTTAATTTTTAATACAGATCTTAAAGATTTAAAATGGATTGTAAAAGAAGGTCTTGCAGACGAAACCGGTAATGTTGTTGGTGAAGTAGCTGTTTTATACGGTGATTTCTTAACAAATGTTATCGACTTTATTATTGTTGCATTTGTAATGTTCTTAATTGTAAAGGGCGTTAATGCTACTAAGAAGAAAGAAGAACCTGCACCAGAGGCTCCAAAAGGACCTAGTCAAGAAGAATTATTAGCAGAAATTAGAGACCTTTTGGCTAAAAAATAAGAAACTACTTACTAGTTTTAAAAAAATCCTGAGTTTTTACTCAGGATTTTTTTTACCTTTTAAAATAGCTAAAAAACCGTCTCTATCAATCTCCTTTGCACCCAAACTTGCTAAATGATCGTTATAAACCTGACAATCTATAACCTTATATTTCTTTGTTTTTACCAAATGAATAAAAGCCAATTTAGAAGCGTTAGACACTTTAGAGAACATACTTTCTCCACAAAAAACAGCCCCAACTTCCACACCATATAAACCACCTACTAAAACAGAATCTTGCCATATTTCTATTGATTTTGCTACACCCTTTTTGTGCAAATTTATATATGCTTGTTCCATTTCATCGGTTATCCACGTACCAAACTCATCTTTTCGATTCACACTTTTGCAATTGTAAATAACCTCCTCAAAAGCCTTATTTTCAGTAATTTCAAAAGTATTATTACGAATAACTTTACGCATCGACTTAGAAATTTTTAAATTCTTAGGAAAGAGCACCATCCTTTTAAAAGGGCAATACCAAACAATTGGCTCACCATCGCAATACCATGGAAAAATACCATTAGAATAAGCCACTATTAATCTATCTACAGATAAGTCTCCTCCTAGAGCAATAATTCCTTCTTTTGATGTATCTTTATATGGCGGAAATACTAATTTATCCGTTAACCAAATCATTCCCCTACTGTATTAAAGTGAGTTGCAAAATTACTGAATTCTTAAAAAACAGTTAATCTGAAATTCCATAGATAATTATTGATAAAATGTCACTATTTTTGCAACTTTAAAAGAATATTCCCTTGAACAAAAAGCTAAAAAAAAGAAAGAAAAAAACAGCCTTCATTGGTAAAAGGCTTCATAATTATTATGGCAGAACAGGCTTTTACTTATTTGTTTGGGAAAGTGTAAAAAAAGCATTTTTACCAATTGCCTTAGTAGTAATAGGGCTTTTCTTTTTTAACAAATATGTTTTTGACATAAACCAAGGCCTAGAAAATATTACAAATACTTTTTCTAGAGTCGGCGTTCTTATTACTTTTTTTGTATCAGAAACTATTTTTGGCCTTATACCTCCAGAAATTTTTATAGCTTGGACCAAAAAAACTGCACATCCAATTTTAAATTTATCCATTCTAGCAACCCTGTCATATACTGGTGGCTTACTTTCTTATTTTTTAGGAAAAACAACCTTAAAAATTAAATCAGTAAAAAATTATTTAGAAGTTAAAATCGCAGAAAACTTAAAAAACACAAAAAAATGGGGTGGTTTTTTAATATTAGTTGGTGCACTGCTTCCACTTCCTTTTGCAATTGCATGTTTTGCTGCAGGAATGATTAAATATCCTTTTAGAAACGTAGCTATTTTTGGCATATTCAGATTTTTACGCTTCGCAATTTATGCGTGGGCAATTTTTAAAGTCGTAACATAATACCTTACATTTGCAGTATGGGACTAACAAATAATGACATTTTAAAAAAATTACGAGTTGCACACAAACTTCGTGATACAGACATTGTAGCAATTTGTGCTTTAGTAGATTTTAAAGTTTCTAAAGCAGAATTAGGGGCACTTTTTAGAAGCGAAGATCATGATAAATATGTAGAATGTGGAGATCAAATTTTAAGAAACTTTCTAAACGGACTAATCATTCATCTTCGGGGACCAATGCCAAA encodes:
- the aat gene encoding leucyl/phenylalanyl-tRNA--protein transferase, with product MIWLTDKLVFPPYKDTSKEGIIALGGDLSVDRLIVAYSNGIFPWYCDGEPIVWYCPFKRMVLFPKNLKISKSMRKVIRNNTFEITENKAFEEVIYNCKSVNRKDEFGTWITDEMEQAYINLHKKGVAKSIEIWQDSVLVGGLYGVEVGAVFCGESMFSKVSNASKLAFIHLVKTKKYKVIDCQVYNDHLASLGAKEIDRDGFLAILKGKKNPE
- the mscL gene encoding large conductance mechanosensitive channel protein MscL; the encoded protein is MLKEFKDFAMKGNLVDIAVGFVMGAAFKQVVTSFTGGIVSPLIGLIFNTDLKDLKWIVKEGLADETGNVVGEVAVLYGDFLTNVIDFIIVAFVMFLIVKGVNATKKKEEPAPEAPKGPSQEELLAEIRDLLAKK
- a CDS encoding YqaA family protein → MNKKLKKRKKKTAFIGKRLHNYYGRTGFYLFVWESVKKAFLPIALVVIGLFFFNKYVFDINQGLENITNTFSRVGVLITFFVSETIFGLIPPEIFIAWTKKTAHPILNLSILATLSYTGGLLSYFLGKTTLKIKSVKNYLEVKIAENLKNTKKWGGFLILVGALLPLPFAIACFAAGMIKYPFRNVAIFGIFRFLRFAIYAWAIFKVVT
- a CDS encoding DUF1456 family protein, with amino-acid sequence MGLTNNDILKKLRVAHKLRDTDIVAICALVDFKVSKAELGALFRSEDHDKYVECGDQILRNFLNGLIIHLRGPMPKKVEKK